Proteins encoded together in one Thalassotalea crassostreae window:
- a CDS encoding GNAT family N-acetyltransferase: protein MSCKILIADYNNSNHGNDILFLLNAYAEDPMGGNTPLSAYTKENLIPQLKSQTNVFSLLCYVDNKPAAICNCVYGFSTFKAKPLLNIHDMGVLPKYRGLGLSQKLMAEVENIALAQGCCKITLEVLEGNDIAKNSYIKFGFNGYELDPKHGSAMFWEKTL, encoded by the coding sequence ATGAGTTGTAAAATCTTAATCGCTGACTATAACAATAGTAATCATGGTAATGATATTTTGTTTTTACTTAATGCGTATGCCGAAGACCCTATGGGAGGCAATACGCCATTATCTGCGTACACCAAAGAAAACTTGATCCCTCAATTAAAATCTCAAACCAATGTTTTTAGTTTACTTTGTTATGTCGATAATAAGCCTGCAGCTATTTGTAATTGTGTATATGGTTTTTCTACTTTTAAAGCCAAACCTTTGTTAAACATCCACGATATGGGGGTGTTACCTAAATATAGAGGGCTAGGGTTAAGTCAGAAATTGATGGCCGAAGTTGAGAACATCGCGCTTGCTCAAGGGTGCTGTAAGATCACTCTGGAAGTTTTAGAAGGCAATGATATTGCTAAAAACAGTTATATTAAATTTGGTTTTAATGGTTATGAACTTGACCCAAAACATGGCTCGGCGATGTTTTGGGAAAAGACATTATAA
- a CDS encoding CocE/NonD family hydrolase — protein MSEHFNLKKCQFWVLLVSTFLSFYTYSKTQNFDGWERKSVYIEARDGVKLAVDYYRPTLNGKLHKKPLPVAWRFTPYGRFKLDNNGKLNTNILPNHGGDINGPQAVERLLKQGYIVAIADIRGFGASHGYASTWLGMKQAEDSFDITNWLVEQPFTTEEVAMFGKSYLGSVQYIAAIKPSPYLKAIFPAMAQFDQYETAYLNGIYRQDLGWLWQNYIRSKLDFPTKIPSPNSVAPVDLDLDRSLLAQASFGHQWNRNFSDEMRAAKYRDSVDAITGKRIHIENSPLFNLDAINKSGVAIYHWTGWFDAYGKGQTQMYANLDLPQKLHIGPYFHGEHFGIDMIGEMIKWFDYHVKGINNGVMNEDPIRYFIIGDSIDDGWKTTKNWPLSNESRIKYYFSEGKSGTVKSINDSKLSTSNANKYSRDNYQVDYSISLGGYVERNNGSHRDCSGKQVVEDFCYKHSGYADLSERYDSKALTYTSNQIEQDMLIIGYPVVDFWLSVSTDDGDLYVTLEHVESDGTSRFISDNALKISHRALSRAPFDNFGLPWLGNYEKDISKVKGNPVRIQLDLKPIAIRLKEGSRIRVTIAGADSKSGTAPWDRIEKTLTIHKGGKFRSFIELPVIK, from the coding sequence ATGAGCGAGCATTTTAATCTTAAGAAGTGTCAATTTTGGGTATTACTAGTTTCTACATTTCTTAGTTTTTACACATATTCAAAAACACAAAACTTTGATGGTTGGGAACGTAAATCTGTTTATATTGAGGCTAGGGACGGAGTAAAACTTGCGGTTGATTATTATCGTCCGACATTAAATGGCAAACTTCATAAAAAACCTTTACCTGTTGCATGGCGCTTTACTCCCTATGGCAGATTTAAGCTCGATAATAATGGTAAATTGAATACAAATATTTTGCCAAATCACGGCGGAGACATTAATGGACCGCAAGCTGTTGAGCGGCTTTTAAAACAAGGTTATATAGTCGCGATTGCTGACATACGTGGCTTTGGTGCTTCGCATGGTTATGCTAGTACGTGGTTAGGCATGAAACAAGCGGAAGATTCATTCGATATAACTAATTGGTTGGTAGAACAGCCTTTTACAACTGAAGAAGTTGCGATGTTTGGTAAATCTTACTTGGGTAGTGTCCAATATATCGCCGCTATAAAACCGTCACCTTATTTAAAAGCGATTTTTCCAGCTATGGCCCAGTTTGACCAGTATGAGACAGCCTATTTAAATGGTATTTATCGGCAAGACTTAGGTTGGCTTTGGCAGAATTATATTCGTTCTAAATTGGATTTTCCGACCAAAATACCATCGCCTAATAGTGTTGCACCGGTTGATTTAGACTTGGATAGAAGTTTACTCGCCCAAGCTTCCTTTGGACATCAATGGAATCGTAATTTTTCTGATGAAATGAGGGCGGCTAAATATCGAGATAGTGTGGATGCTATCACTGGAAAGCGTATTCACATTGAAAACAGCCCTTTATTTAATCTAGACGCAATAAATAAGTCTGGTGTAGCTATATATCATTGGACTGGTTGGTTTGATGCATATGGAAAAGGGCAAACACAAATGTATGCTAATTTAGACTTACCACAAAAACTGCATATAGGCCCATATTTTCATGGAGAGCATTTCGGTATCGATATGATTGGAGAAATGATCAAGTGGTTCGATTATCATGTTAAGGGCATTAATAATGGGGTAATGAATGAAGATCCCATTCGATATTTTATTATAGGTGATTCAATAGACGATGGCTGGAAAACTACTAAAAATTGGCCTTTATCAAATGAGTCTAGAATAAAATATTATTTTTCTGAAGGAAAGTCAGGCACTGTTAAATCGATTAATGACTCAAAATTGAGTACAAGCAATGCCAATAAATATAGTCGCGATAATTATCAAGTAGATTACTCGATAAGCTTAGGTGGTTATGTTGAACGTAATAACGGTAGTCATAGAGATTGTTCTGGGAAGCAGGTTGTTGAAGATTTTTGTTATAAACATTCTGGTTATGCCGATTTGTCCGAACGTTATGATTCTAAAGCGTTAACGTATACGTCAAACCAAATAGAACAGGATATGTTAATAATCGGATATCCAGTAGTTGACTTTTGGTTATCAGTGTCAACCGATGATGGCGACCTTTATGTGACTTTAGAGCACGTTGAGAGCGATGGTACGTCACGTTTTATTAGCGACAATGCTTTGAAAATATCTCATAGAGCGTTAAGCCGTGCTCCTTTTGATAATTTTGGATTACCTTGGTTAGGAAATTATGAAAAAGATATAAGTAAAGTAAAGGGCAATCCAGTTAGAATTCAATTGGATTTAAAACCCATTGCTATCAGGTTAAAAGAAGGTAGTCGAATTAGAGTAACAATAGCCGGAGCCGACTCTAAAAGTGGTACTGCTCCGTGGGATCGAATAGAAAAAACACTCACCATTCACAAAGGCGGTAAGTTTAGATCATTTATCGAATTACCTGTTATTAAATAG
- a CDS encoding TonB-dependent receptor — translation MKPSLNKVTKGLLLAYGMGVAAMPAAFAEEALDESKLEVIEVTATKRSTSVQETPMSITAISGDFLKENNITNLQDMSEGVPNFSVGEGISGTKVTMRGMGSGENRSFEQSVGMFIDGVYMPRSRQYVSPFLDPQRVEILRGPQAVMFGLNSTAGSVSVVTAKTNPGDDFHAEVTADYEVEYGEIGTTAVVGGSPTDSLGLRFAYKHQGEGDGYFTNRRNGETLGAVDSDLMRFSAVFQATDNLILTGKVEVADYEKSGSLGETYGPNGLDGDDNKLNYEFWSDPALLDKVFDEEAGMYIDNTNVVLTADYFLGDHTITATLGYSDFEFQFGTDLLNSEGVFLLDGLDTSLFETYEQTSAELRWASPTGETFEWIVGAYYQMSESWQENPGLVPLTAIGQGAFGVPGLIDSNAFVSEDDLISVFVSGTYNMSDDLRIIAGLRYIDQSKDVAGCEYGGYYLADIPEYLPSEQSAGSLCTGAVETYLDGGAVVVATPEFGGTHDVSEVMPELVVQWDLNTDAMLYGKVAQSVKSGGFSTGGDEYDDESVTGFEIGYRSVLADGAAELNATVFYNDFEDLQVGAFIPNEDGTGVDGITNNAGTAVTQGLEIDGRWLATDWLMLNASVAFLDATYDKFTTAGCAAGDDNKEGSIPGTCDLSGENLANAPEITANLGATGTFNITESMNLVTSASVIYSDEYYTDGLNSDIGTQDAYTKINAQIGLESVNNTWAVRVIGRNLTDEAVLTTSQSLMGFGAGHAGYLAAPRTVTVQGTYKF, via the coding sequence ATGAAACCATCGTTAAATAAAGTTACAAAAGGTTTATTGCTTGCATATGGTATGGGAGTTGCGGCTATGCCTGCAGCATTCGCTGAAGAAGCACTTGACGAATCAAAACTTGAAGTAATTGAAGTCACTGCAACAAAGCGTTCTACAAGTGTTCAAGAAACACCAATGTCAATTACTGCAATTAGCGGTGATTTCCTAAAAGAAAACAATATCACTAATTTGCAAGATATGTCTGAAGGCGTTCCGAATTTTAGTGTCGGTGAAGGTATTTCTGGTACTAAAGTTACAATGCGCGGTATGGGTTCTGGTGAAAACAGAAGTTTTGAACAATCTGTAGGTATGTTTATTGATGGCGTTTATATGCCTCGTTCGCGTCAATATGTGTCGCCATTTTTAGATCCTCAACGTGTAGAAATTCTGCGTGGACCTCAAGCGGTTATGTTTGGTCTGAACTCAACAGCGGGTTCCGTAAGTGTCGTAACTGCAAAAACAAATCCGGGTGATGATTTTCACGCTGAAGTAACTGCAGATTACGAAGTAGAGTATGGAGAGATTGGTACTACCGCTGTAGTTGGCGGTTCACCAACTGATTCTTTAGGCTTACGATTTGCTTATAAGCATCAAGGGGAAGGTGACGGTTACTTTACAAACCGCAGAAATGGCGAAACACTTGGTGCTGTAGATAGTGACTTAATGCGTTTTAGTGCTGTTTTTCAAGCTACTGATAATTTAATTCTTACAGGTAAAGTTGAGGTTGCCGATTATGAGAAATCTGGTTCGCTTGGTGAAACATATGGTCCAAACGGCCTTGATGGCGATGATAATAAATTAAACTATGAGTTTTGGTCAGATCCCGCGCTGTTAGATAAAGTTTTTGATGAAGAAGCTGGGATGTACATTGATAATACTAATGTTGTATTAACAGCTGATTACTTTCTTGGTGACCATACGATCACTGCAACGCTTGGATATTCAGATTTTGAATTTCAATTTGGCACCGACTTGTTAAATTCTGAAGGTGTTTTCCTTCTTGATGGCCTAGATACGTCATTATTTGAAACTTACGAGCAAACAAGTGCTGAATTGCGTTGGGCATCACCAACAGGTGAAACGTTTGAATGGATTGTTGGTGCATATTATCAAATGTCTGAAAGTTGGCAAGAAAATCCAGGTTTAGTGCCGTTAACTGCAATCGGACAAGGTGCATTTGGCGTGCCTGGTTTAATTGATTCAAATGCATTCGTATCTGAAGACGATTTAATATCAGTATTTGTCTCTGGTACTTACAACATGAGTGATGACCTACGTATTATTGCAGGCCTTCGTTATATCGACCAAAGTAAAGATGTTGCTGGTTGTGAATACGGTGGATACTACTTAGCGGATATCCCAGAATACTTACCTTCAGAGCAATCAGCAGGTTCACTATGTACAGGAGCTGTTGAAACCTATTTGGACGGAGGCGCTGTGGTAGTTGCTACACCTGAATTCGGTGGTACACACGATGTGAGCGAAGTGATGCCAGAATTGGTTGTGCAATGGGATTTAAATACTGATGCAATGCTTTATGGTAAAGTCGCACAAAGTGTTAAGTCTGGAGGTTTTTCTACTGGTGGCGATGAATATGACGATGAATCTGTAACAGGTTTTGAAATTGGTTACCGTTCTGTTTTGGCTGACGGCGCTGCAGAACTTAATGCAACAGTTTTCTATAATGATTTTGAAGATCTACAAGTAGGCGCTTTTATTCCTAATGAAGATGGCACTGGTGTTGATGGTATTACGAATAACGCGGGTACTGCAGTCACTCAAGGCCTAGAAATTGATGGCCGTTGGTTAGCAACTGATTGGTTAATGTTAAACGCCTCTGTGGCCTTCCTTGACGCAACATATGATAAGTTTACTACCGCAGGGTGTGCGGCTGGTGATGATAATAAAGAAGGGTCAATTCCTGGAACATGTGATTTGTCTGGTGAAAATCTAGCAAATGCGCCTGAAATTACGGCTAATTTAGGTGCAACGGGCACATTTAACATTACTGAATCAATGAACTTAGTAACTTCCGCATCTGTTATTTATTCGGATGAATACTACACCGATGGTTTAAACAGCGATATTGGAACACAAGATGCTTATACTAAAATTAATGCACAAATTGGTTTAGAAAGTGTTAACAATACATGGGCTGTTCGAGTAATTGGCAGAAACTTAACCGATGAAGCTGTACTTACGACATCTCAAAGCTTAATGGGCTTTGGTGCCGGTCATGCTGGTTACCTAGCTGCACCTCGCACGGTTACTGTTCAAGGTACTTATAAATTTTAA